A single Vulcanisaeta distributa DSM 14429 DNA region contains:
- a CDS encoding DNA double-strand break repair nuclease NurA — translation MREVFELVRLMEEVGGKVGDYVSPDVVDLGEGYDVVRVSCDNVDFVVIDKGGVELGDRLIGVDSHTSVLRFAAFDVHVVTGALVGRDVYLVPGVQGVRWLGLKLRFRLDNADALDRYSGIIYVKSRYLGRYFDGSYNDEAIRDEVRLHVELRLINIARELSGFILIDGPVFPTPRILGMEGNEYSSLYWGLVKDRVEALRGLRAVGVVKRLGQSHYLARCLGEVYADDYTLAVNKLTPLLGNGGVAAIGPVRIEAGDYGKYCWYVASRLGRRIDVVRVEGLSEDVVEVGRDYVALTMTVGGTAMSIHIADRVARRLNASAVNLISSISPLGITYEGLETIREALSELGG, via the coding sequence ATGAGGGAGGTCTTTGAGTTGGTAAGGCTTATGGAGGAGGTTGGTGGTAAGGTTGGTGATTACGTTAGTCCTGACGTTGTTGATCTTGGTGAGGGTTATGACGTTGTTAGGGTTTCCTGCGATAATGTTGATTTTGTGGTCATTGATAAGGGCGGTGTTGAGCTTGGAGATAGGTTGATTGGTGTTGATTCCCACACGTCCGTGCTTAGGTTCGCGGCATTTGACGTGCATGTAGTCACAGGCGCGCTTGTGGGTCGGGACGTCTACCTAGTGCCTGGGGTTCAGGGCGTTAGGTGGTTGGGGCTTAAGCTTAGGTTTAGGCTTGATAATGCGGATGCGCTGGATAGGTACTCTGGGATCATCTACGTTAAGTCCAGGTACCTGGGTAGGTACTTCGACGGCTCCTACAACGATGAGGCAATTAGGGATGAGGTGAGACTCCACGTTGAGTTAAGACTCATCAACATTGCCAGGGAGTTGAGTGGCTTCATCCTGATTGACGGGCCCGTATTCCCAACACCAAGGATACTGGGTATGGAGGGTAATGAGTACTCAAGCCTTTACTGGGGCTTGGTTAAGGATAGGGTTGAGGCCCTGAGGGGTTTGAGGGCCGTGGGTGTCGTTAAGAGGCTGGGCCAGAGTCACTACCTGGCCAGGTGCCTTGGGGAGGTCTATGCCGATGACTACACGCTGGCCGTTAACAAACTAACGCCATTGCTGGGCAATGGCGGAGTCGCGGCCATTGGGCCTGTGAGGATTGAGGCTGGTGATTACGGTAAGTACTGTTGGTACGTCGCCTCGAGGCTTGGTCGTAGGATTGACGTTGTTAGGGTTGAGGGGTTGAGTGAGGATGTTGTTGAGGTTGGTAGGGACTACGTTGCCCTAACAATGACCGTGGGTGGGACTGCAATGTCGATACACATAGCCGATAGGGTGGCTAGGAGGTTGAATGCCAGCGCGGTGAACCTAATATCATCCATATCCCCACTGGGCATAACGTATGAGGGCCTTGAAACGATTAGGGAGGCACTGAGTGAGTTGGGTGGTTGA
- a CDS encoding ATP-binding protein: MVDVVGAKPIDCRSVLGYITRQMPSSVTAESAVTYMISECQVEFPVGKYLVIEGDGVNYLARISESRIEDIYSVAKTPVLSLEQELSMDIRYVPRLIALELVAECRGETCGAPVTPPPIHAVVREPNPQEVSKMLSLPVEGIVLGSLALPSGVVIPGNEVLITRDALKHHMLVVGTTGSGKTTLLKNLALELITKYKGTTVIAVDAVGHYHHLALNNVRTKVLIPVTHDYVRRAIKRAGNGRDAVKGLAKALARDYINGVFRSMGIKVGRVRVKAVMARSGNKYRLVSVVLGVGGGVELIPWSLRTRDLLMSINELTGLLTEQARMFYGKVIREVRKRISGSGLTFERIYEYLTSPSENRLGGRQLLNYEVIAGNLGIHESTMENIVRALLAIIETRLFDIEVRAGVDYVVNEEPDYGSAFKPGYVVLDLRTSSALRQRIMVYRVLDRLFRFMGGEHLRNRDRMAVVLVDEAHLFFPQTRADEERRLLERHITRITRLGRSRGIAVVFATHMPDDLNDAIIQLTNTKVILRSDEKVLERLGVPTRERRFLSIAPTGLAYVKGFAYRYPIYIAFKPQAYHVG; this comes from the coding sequence GTGGTTGATGTGGTGGGTGCCAAACCCATTGATTGTAGGAGTGTCCTGGGCTACATAACGAGGCAGATGCCCAGCTCGGTAACGGCCGAGTCCGCCGTCACCTACATGATCAGTGAATGCCAGGTGGAGTTCCCCGTGGGTAAGTACCTGGTTATTGAGGGTGATGGTGTTAATTACCTGGCTAGGATATCCGAGTCGAGGATTGAGGATATTTACTCCGTAGCCAAGACCCCCGTGCTCTCCCTGGAGCAGGAGTTGAGTATGGACATTAGGTACGTGCCCAGGCTAATAGCCCTCGAACTCGTGGCTGAGTGCAGGGGTGAAACCTGCGGCGCACCGGTGACGCCACCACCAATACACGCAGTCGTCAGGGAGCCAAACCCCCAGGAGGTCTCGAAGATGTTGTCACTGCCGGTTGAGGGCATCGTGCTTGGGTCACTGGCACTACCATCCGGCGTTGTGATACCCGGTAATGAGGTCCTAATAACGAGGGATGCCCTCAAACACCACATGCTCGTTGTCGGGACCACGGGTAGCGGCAAGACGACACTACTGAAGAACCTGGCCCTCGAACTAATCACCAAGTACAAGGGCACCACGGTGATAGCCGTGGACGCGGTTGGGCATTACCACCACCTAGCCCTTAACAACGTGAGGACCAAGGTCCTAATACCCGTGACCCACGATTACGTGAGGAGGGCCATTAAGAGGGCTGGGAATGGGCGCGACGCAGTTAAGGGACTCGCTAAGGCCCTGGCGAGGGACTACATAAATGGGGTCTTCAGGTCAATGGGTATTAAGGTTGGGAGGGTTAGGGTTAAGGCGGTGATGGCTAGGTCGGGCAATAAGTATAGGCTTGTTAGTGTGGTGTTGGGCGTTGGCGGTGGTGTTGAGTTGATACCCTGGTCCCTAAGGACCAGGGACCTACTAATGAGTATTAATGAGTTGACGGGATTACTCACGGAGCAGGCTAGGATGTTCTACGGTAAGGTGATTAGGGAGGTTAGAAAGAGGATTTCGGGGTCTGGGTTGACCTTCGAGAGGATTTACGAATACCTAACAAGCCCCAGTGAGAATAGGCTGGGTGGCAGGCAGTTGCTTAATTATGAGGTGATTGCCGGTAACCTCGGGATTCACGAGAGCACTATGGAGAATATCGTCAGGGCATTACTGGCCATAATAGAGACTAGGCTCTTCGACATTGAGGTCCGCGCCGGCGTTGATTACGTGGTTAATGAAGAGCCGGATTATGGGAGCGCATTCAAGCCCGGCTACGTGGTCCTAGACCTAAGGACATCCTCAGCCCTCAGGCAGAGGATCATGGTTTATAGGGTCCTTGACAGGTTGTTTAGGTTCATGGGTGGGGAGCACCTACGTAATAGGGATAGGATGGCCGTGGTGCTTGTTGATGAGGCTCACCTGTTCTTCCCGCAGACTAGGGCTGATGAGGAGAGGAGGCTCCTGGAGAGGCACATAACGAGGATAACGAGGCTGGGTAGGAGTAGGGGGATTGCCGTTGTCTTCGCAACCCACATGCCCGACGACCTAAACGACGCAATAATACAGTTAACGAACACGAAGGTTATCCTCAGGAGTGATGAGAAAGTACTGGAGAGGCTTGGCGTACCAACCAGGGAGAGGAGGTTCCTATCCATAGCGCCAACGGGGCTTGCGTACGTCAAGGGCTTTGCCTATAGGTACCCAATATACATAGCCTTCAAGCCCCAGGCGTACCACGTCGGGTAA
- a CDS encoding CRISPR-associated protein has product MPAFLGVIVGLSLLENALVSSVVGDELVRRVLGGDREADSRLSRYLYNEGFINRLRDFACGDLVRCCAEGSSVVLLRRLLGGDVIRVKFYATDTASSQLCTVALVRCLTSKSRELGVEVDGYTRVQFFGTENFSDGLGNLVRALGSDLIDYISRGFDAYVSIAGGTKLESVMASMVAWLLGAKPIYVTVDGRLIVLPRMPLRVDDELVSKVLSGALGGLPRDLLSDLVRSGFLVRRGDSVELAPWFREFLNLTRRGTPGA; this is encoded by the coding sequence GTGCCTGCTTTCCTTGGTGTTATTGTTGGTTTGTCCTTGCTTGAGAATGCGTTGGTGTCCAGCGTTGTTGGTGATGAGTTGGTTAGGAGGGTGTTGGGTGGTGATCGTGAGGCTGACTCGAGGCTCTCTAGGTACCTCTATAATGAGGGCTTTATCAATAGGTTGAGGGACTTCGCGTGTGGTGACTTGGTTAGGTGCTGTGCCGAGGGTTCCTCGGTTGTCCTGCTTAGGAGGTTGCTTGGTGGTGATGTTATTAGGGTTAAGTTCTACGCCACGGATACGGCGAGCTCGCAACTCTGTACTGTAGCCCTCGTTAGGTGCCTCACGTCTAAGTCCCGTGAGTTAGGCGTGGAGGTTGATGGTTACACGAGGGTTCAGTTTTTCGGGACTGAGAATTTCAGTGATGGTTTGGGGAACCTTGTTAGGGCACTTGGCTCGGACCTCATTGACTACATCTCCAGGGGCTTCGACGCCTATGTGAGTATTGCCGGCGGTACTAAGTTGGAGAGTGTCATGGCTTCCATGGTTGCCTGGCTCCTGGGTGCAAAGCCCATATACGTAACCGTGGATGGGAGGCTAATAGTGCTGCCTAGGATGCCCCTCAGGGTTGATGATGAGTTGGTGAGTAAGGTGTTGAGTGGGGCCCTGGGTGGGTTGCCGAGGGACCTACTGAGTGACCTCGTTAGGTCGGGCTTCCTGGTTAGGAGGGGCGACTCCGTGGAGTTGGCGCCCTGGTTTAGGGAGTTCCTAAACCTTACCCGACGTGGTACGCCTGGGGCTTGA
- the cmr6 gene encoding type III-B CRISPR module RAMP protein Cmr6: MAVRPSETNVISHIRREFIKWIQTIGAGGAQTRVGTGRGRGGSSSTTNVREYINERARGLMEDLVKAYSCNNLGELLRRVNDNITEVKESLKSLGYEELIDSTYITISRLVVGLRNPYMEVLETGIAWDPYWNLPYIPSSSLKGAINSAAQGTPCSRALSPTDEEGNPAEVSPIVVLDSYPVYCPANGGLLTLDIINPHYREGEGAISEPQVNPTPIPFLAISKGVGFRVVVMINRSRLRYKCGGRDVGEYVYMDSKCQGACMVKEISDIVMKALNNGLGAKTALGYGRMIRQKP; the protein is encoded by the coding sequence ATGGCCGTGAGACCCAGTGAGACTAACGTCATCAGCCACATTAGGCGTGAATTCATTAAATGGATTCAGACGATTGGCGCCGGCGGTGCTCAGACGAGGGTTGGTACGGGACGGGGTCGCGGTGGCTCGAGTTCAACCACTAATGTTAGGGAATACATCAATGAAAGGGCTAGGGGGTTAATGGAGGACTTGGTCAAGGCTTACTCATGCAATAACCTGGGCGAGTTACTGAGGCGCGTTAATGATAATATTACCGAGGTTAAGGAGTCCCTTAAGTCCTTGGGTTATGAGGAATTGATAGACTCGACATACATCACGATTAGTAGGCTCGTGGTAGGCCTTAGGAACCCGTACATGGAGGTCCTTGAGACTGGGATCGCCTGGGACCCGTACTGGAACCTACCCTACATACCATCATCTTCACTTAAAGGCGCAATAAACTCCGCGGCCCAGGGAACACCATGCTCAAGGGCCCTAAGCCCAACAGATGAGGAGGGAAATCCAGCGGAGGTTTCGCCAATAGTGGTTCTGGACTCATACCCAGTCTACTGCCCAGCTAACGGCGGGCTACTAACCCTCGACATAATAAACCCACACTACAGGGAGGGCGAGGGAGCCATAAGCGAGCCCCAGGTCAACCCAACACCAATACCATTCCTAGCAATATCCAAGGGCGTTGGGTTTAGGGTCGTTGTAATGATAAATAGGTCCAGGCTAAGGTATAAGTGCGGTGGGAGGGATGTGGGTGAGTACGTGTACATGGACAGCAAGTGTCAGGGGGCATGCATGGTGAAGGAGATCAGCGACATAGTCATGAAGGCACTAAATAATGGGTTGGGCGCTAAGACAGCATTGGGCTACGGAAGAATGATACGACAAAAACCATAA
- the cmr1 gene encoding type III-B CRISPR module RAMP protein Cmr1 translates to MAYVELDVELATPLLAGSANPNEVDRDYPIRPSEVKGLWRWWARALVAGALFEQGLLHGVPDRDILRRPSDREAELISKIVGLDLGLGYAGEEGSRASCFRVSVDITEAAQPRVASGGLIGGINLQRVRLLTLGRRQVEYVDRLRAHITINEHIPCNLDDNAVKAALGSLSLALRLSCLGKGGRRGLGCLDVRSVNGRYSSLFDSRRSINELINEVVKYVKNTISKSEYLPRRAQAMGGRDCGLPPMPVISKAEYTKCVNRDIGCKLGKLYAFQVLELSGGSRVLGALHNFFLRPERARVLMGNPTVNDKLRNRLAAWILGLPREQRGTGYEITSDVSRRASPMILAVHSNQSYLSVFLSADWPRELTWRDAGSQRITISESLVVDAICIALNEFLDYAGKQGIRVKPAWP, encoded by the coding sequence ATGGCCTATGTCGAGTTAGACGTGGAATTAGCCACACCATTACTGGCAGGGTCTGCCAACCCCAATGAGGTCGATAGGGATTACCCAATAAGGCCCAGTGAGGTTAAGGGTCTCTGGCGCTGGTGGGCGAGGGCCCTGGTGGCTGGTGCCTTATTCGAACAGGGACTACTTCACGGCGTCCCGGATAGGGATATTTTAAGGAGGCCAAGTGATCGTGAGGCTGAGCTTATTTCGAAAATAGTGGGGCTTGACCTGGGGCTTGGTTATGCGGGTGAGGAGGGCTCTAGGGCGTCATGCTTCCGAGTCAGCGTCGATATTACCGAGGCGGCGCAGCCCCGAGTAGCCAGTGGGGGCTTAATCGGTGGTATTAACCTACAGAGGGTTAGGTTACTGACACTTGGTAGGAGGCAGGTTGAGTATGTTGATAGGCTCAGGGCACACATAACAATTAATGAGCATATCCCATGCAACTTAGACGATAATGCTGTTAAGGCTGCCCTGGGCTCGTTAAGCCTTGCCTTAAGGCTGTCGTGCCTCGGTAAGGGCGGTAGAAGGGGCCTCGGTTGCTTGGACGTAAGGTCAGTCAACGGTAGGTACTCCTCATTGTTCGATTCGAGGAGGTCAATTAATGAGTTGATTAATGAGGTGGTTAAGTACGTTAAGAATACGATCAGCAAAAGTGAGTATTTACCGAGGCGTGCGCAGGCTATGGGGGGTAGGGACTGCGGGTTACCACCAATGCCCGTTATTTCCAAGGCCGAGTACACGAAATGCGTGAATAGAGATATTGGGTGTAAGTTGGGTAAGTTATATGCATTCCAGGTTCTGGAGTTGAGCGGTGGTAGTAGGGTTTTGGGGGCACTCCATAACTTCTTCCTTAGGCCCGAGAGGGCTAGGGTCTTGATGGGCAACCCGACCGTTAATGATAAATTAAGGAATAGGCTGGCTGCGTGGATACTCGGCTTACCGAGGGAGCAGAGAGGTACCGGCTATGAAATAACCAGTGACGTGAGTAGGAGGGCATCGCCAATGATCCTCGCCGTGCATAGTAATCAGAGTTACCTATCGGTCTTCCTATCCGCTGACTGGCCTAGAGAGCTTACGTGGAGGGACGCGGGTAGTCAGAGAATAACGATCAGTGAGTCCCTGGTAGTCGATGCAATATGTATTGCCTTGAATGAGTTCCTCGACTACGCGGGCAAACAGGGAATCAGGGTGAAACCTGCATGGCCGTGA
- the cmr5 gene encoding type III-B CRISPR module-associated protein Cmr5, translating into MNTERAKDEALDLAIECVEALNAVFGNNDRIRQGFRSRCNDGLTYLYYNGINYTLSFILSKSSDKKMTGFDKLSFALSKEAVSDAFKEVQSAGISDEAYELYGICLIKALVRLGVITKADSMPDILKQLNDMNTEILAGNKLLIFAEWLKRLAEASIKKP; encoded by the coding sequence ATGAACACGGAGCGCGCTAAAGATGAGGCGTTGGATTTGGCGATTGAGTGCGTAGAGGCATTAAATGCCGTGTTTGGTAACAATGATAGGATTAGGCAAGGATTTAGGTCTAGGTGTAATGATGGACTCACTTACCTATATTATAATGGTATCAACTACACGTTAAGCTTCATACTTTCCAAGTCAAGTGATAAGAAGATGACGGGCTTTGATAAGTTAAGCTTTGCGTTGAGTAAAGAGGCTGTAAGTGATGCGTTTAAGGAGGTTCAGAGCGCTGGTATAAGTGATGAGGCGTATGAGTTGTATGGTATTTGTCTCATTAAGGCCTTGGTAAGGCTTGGTGTAATTACTAAGGCGGACTCCATGCCTGATATTCTAAAGCAGCTAAATGATATGAACACAGAGATACTTGCAGGTAATAAATTACTAATATTTGCTGAATGGCTGAAGAGACTTGCGGAGGCATCTATTAAGAAGCCTTGA
- the cmr4 gene encoding type III-B CRISPR module RAMP protein Cmr4: MSATQPTQQSTNKRVAELLFIYSLTPTHPGTGRGGEIIDLQVQRDEFDIPVIWASGLKGVIRSNYTLGCGDTTCKERAKAIFGPEAGSQEVSDYASSVVFLDARLLLIPARSLRGVWTYVTSPHLLNYYLTYLEVLAEYNGNLNQLRDSLMKLIDRVRPSAVGNTAIVGDGHVLMGDKVVLNELEFRAKVDPEAMKLFLDAIPSDDLRRRVSQAGLAFISDDVIREVIRRSLIVQTRIRVNYGTKTVVSGALWEEEYLPQFTVMVSGLICGGTRIPDNKLNDELKVFKDPKNVCNELRSKVKALMLGGKETIGKGLVKLWWYP, encoded by the coding sequence ATGAGCGCGACCCAGCCCACGCAGCAATCAACCAATAAGAGGGTTGCAGAGTTATTATTCATTTACTCATTAACGCCGACGCACCCAGGGACGGGTAGGGGTGGTGAGATAATTGATCTGCAAGTTCAGCGTGATGAATTCGACATACCAGTCATATGGGCCAGTGGGTTGAAGGGAGTCATTAGGAGTAATTATACGTTAGGATGCGGTGATACAACGTGTAAGGAGAGGGCTAAGGCTATTTTTGGCCCTGAGGCGGGGTCACAGGAGGTCTCGGACTATGCATCCTCGGTGGTCTTCCTAGACGCCAGGCTCCTCCTAATACCGGCTAGGTCGTTGAGGGGTGTTTGGACCTACGTAACATCACCACACCTACTCAATTACTACCTAACATACCTCGAGGTCCTGGCCGAATATAACGGCAACCTTAACCAACTGAGGGATTCATTAATGAAACTCATCGATAGAGTGAGGCCGAGTGCTGTGGGTAACACGGCCATTGTTGGTGATGGCCATGTATTAATGGGTGACAAAGTCGTACTTAATGAACTGGAGTTTAGGGCTAAGGTTGATCCTGAGGCCATGAAGCTCTTCCTAGATGCAATACCGAGTGATGACTTAAGGAGGAGGGTTTCCCAGGCAGGGCTTGCATTCATTAGTGATGATGTTATTAGGGAGGTCATTAGGAGAAGCCTAATAGTCCAGACGAGGATCAGGGTTAATTACGGTACAAAGACCGTCGTGAGTGGTGCATTGTGGGAGGAGGAGTACCTGCCCCAGTTCACGGTCATGGTATCGGGGTTAATATGTGGCGGTACCAGGATACCGGATAATAAGCTTAACGATGAACTAAAGGTGTTTAAGGATCCGAAAAACGTGTGTAATGAATTACGCAGTAAAGTTAAAGCGTTAATGCTTGGTGGTAAGGAGACGATAGGTAAGGGCTTGGTCAAGCTCTGGTGGTACCCATGA
- a CDS encoding type III-B CRISPR-associated protein Cas10/Cmr2, with protein sequence MQNVAENYFRIKLWVLMHDPPNKAWLIINKLNHVDEAKRIYEEIFRGTVFGGGVPDLSHSKVVKSDRLASSFDRWVFLKPATSNYVYRRLMLVNIFNPRHKYEGITPDYNAIENEVNEYVKDLKEDISRLVRNYGNDPRALYNFFYAAYESYWAARGLPPSPADTRAPTHDVFDHVYASAMISNWVDDYGRLVGGYYVIGDIPGVQHFIASSRRSGDLWASSWALSMAVWLTLWPLIWRFGPDILIRPTARLNPLYYAFLVTALSLSDADRCDSCAVFKKLIHVLNKSERLDEGLEAILNRLMGAISAFLVGTSKEVNRLELLSDALQVAFIGESFQLILPRHAPEGVELTKDYIINELRSNFTKALDCVVNESFEFLKADKQESMEVNERQSKSNYEFVIKLLERLRDENLIKLQLPLRIGVLSVGPNSNDDVKVDNVPCPLSDDLLKKLGINDGECREMLLFDYLMVSNDVKRKLRDEEGRRLPMAGSWFDRDGSPLINLIKYTRGGSWIPSTLNPDAPAVVKFGKVIDLNGNLCYDPDTSRDLIQILNLSNVVNQLPKVSNQPVICALSVDQWLKILGPGQGDLAMKIATLASTFKPGEALSPTDLAKRVIYMGLRNVFKLGFESTEDVAARYLYSIRDLLSGVFNTGNCGQVLYYINKEPPRDIEDVCVGETCGNPEAIRKLTEDCLDQALSNVNLVRDVYGKLVNESIVDDVCGAINDGEAKVVCMTNIVGRFLMFHFTYAIVRGDGDSIGDIHNGILPNYFNELRNLYTNMLNDKGNVDGDVKEFSDDINKQIDLLKEIEQSPYFTVIKNGKKLQRIPVSPAYKFAITRSLTVTSLKALYAAMSMNAMPIYMGGDDVAALAPIEAALKLVGSARRIYWGLDGDVAFFHRAGQYVVPALAAYGQSYSIRFTHILDIFSTEYVEAGEVLEKHAKETKWASFNKDSMVVSSSRTSGVSVLPIRPIDGRTIRGIEDLRRVMSYLYSGLLSTTTPNDFERFKDAYDKAKEQGKAGLTEDIVRHVIGNNTRLDLVIDDLTSRMVDGLRTYGYDYASNLINVINILRRLP encoded by the coding sequence ATGCAGAACGTTGCCGAGAATTACTTCAGGATTAAGCTCTGGGTCTTAATGCACGACCCACCCAACAAGGCCTGGCTAATCATTAATAAATTAAATCACGTTGATGAGGCTAAGAGAATCTATGAGGAAATATTTAGGGGCACGGTCTTCGGCGGTGGCGTGCCGGACCTAAGCCATAGTAAGGTTGTGAAGTCCGATAGGCTTGCCTCATCCTTCGATAGGTGGGTCTTCCTCAAGCCCGCCACTTCGAACTACGTGTACAGGAGGTTAATGCTCGTAAACATATTCAACCCAAGGCATAAATACGAGGGAATAACCCCGGACTATAACGCCATTGAGAATGAGGTTAATGAATATGTGAAAGACCTTAAGGAGGATATTTCAAGGTTGGTGAGGAATTATGGAAATGACCCCAGGGCCCTCTACAACTTCTTCTACGCAGCCTACGAGTCATACTGGGCAGCGCGCGGTTTACCACCGAGCCCCGCAGACACCAGGGCACCAACCCACGACGTGTTTGACCACGTCTACGCATCGGCAATGATATCCAACTGGGTCGATGATTATGGAAGGCTCGTTGGTGGCTACTACGTAATCGGTGACATACCCGGCGTTCAACACTTCATAGCATCCAGCAGGAGGTCTGGGGACCTGTGGGCGAGTAGTTGGGCGTTGTCGATGGCGGTCTGGTTAACGCTCTGGCCACTTATTTGGCGCTTTGGTCCGGACATACTGATTAGGCCCACGGCTAGGTTGAATCCGCTCTACTACGCATTCCTAGTGACGGCCCTAAGTCTCAGTGATGCAGATAGGTGTGACTCGTGCGCGGTGTTTAAGAAATTAATCCATGTACTTAATAAGAGTGAGAGGCTCGATGAGGGTTTAGAGGCTATACTCAATAGGTTGATGGGCGCCATCAGCGCATTCCTCGTTGGAACGTCTAAGGAAGTTAATAGGTTGGAACTACTTAGTGACGCACTTCAGGTCGCATTCATAGGTGAATCCTTTCAATTAATCTTACCAAGACACGCCCCGGAGGGTGTTGAACTAACTAAGGACTACATAATTAATGAGTTGAGGAGTAACTTTACTAAGGCGTTGGATTGCGTAGTTAATGAGTCCTTCGAGTTCTTAAAGGCAGATAAGCAGGAGTCTATGGAGGTGAATGAACGGCAGTCTAAGTCTAATTATGAATTTGTAATTAAATTACTTGAGAGACTAAGGGATGAGAACTTAATCAAGCTTCAGCTACCCCTTAGGATTGGTGTATTGAGCGTTGGGCCGAACTCTAATGATGATGTTAAGGTTGATAACGTGCCATGCCCATTAAGCGACGATCTCCTGAAGAAACTAGGTATTAATGATGGTGAGTGCCGTGAGATGCTTCTCTTCGACTACCTAATGGTGAGTAACGATGTTAAGAGGAAGTTACGTGATGAGGAGGGGCGTAGGCTACCCATGGCGGGTTCCTGGTTTGATAGGGACGGTTCGCCACTAATTAACCTAATCAAATATACGAGGGGTGGTAGCTGGATACCAAGCACATTAAACCCGGACGCACCAGCGGTGGTTAAGTTCGGCAAGGTCATAGACCTAAACGGTAACCTATGCTACGATCCAGACACCTCCCGCGACTTAATCCAAATCCTAAACTTAAGTAACGTAGTGAACCAACTACCTAAGGTGAGTAACCAACCCGTAATCTGCGCATTGAGTGTTGACCAGTGGTTGAAAATTCTCGGGCCAGGCCAGGGCGACTTAGCCATGAAGATAGCCACGTTAGCAAGTACCTTCAAGCCAGGGGAAGCCCTAAGTCCAACAGACCTGGCCAAGAGGGTCATATACATGGGGTTAAGAAACGTGTTTAAACTTGGTTTTGAAAGCACGGAAGACGTCGCGGCCAGGTACCTCTACTCCATAAGAGACCTACTCAGTGGGGTCTTCAATACGGGCAATTGCGGGCAAGTACTCTATTACATTAATAAGGAGCCGCCCAGGGACATTGAAGACGTATGCGTAGGCGAAACCTGCGGAAACCCCGAGGCCATTAGGAAACTAACCGAGGACTGCCTTGATCAAGCTCTAAGTAACGTTAACCTAGTTAGGGATGTTTACGGTAAGCTTGTTAATGAGTCCATAGTGGACGACGTATGCGGCGCTATTAATGATGGTGAAGCCAAGGTGGTGTGTATGACTAATATTGTTGGGAGGTTCCTGATGTTCCACTTCACGTACGCCATAGTGAGGGGTGATGGAGACTCAATCGGTGACATACATAATGGCATACTCCCTAACTACTTCAATGAGTTAAGGAACCTCTATACAAACATGCTTAATGATAAAGGGAACGTTGATGGTGACGTTAAAGAGTTTAGCGATGATATTAATAAGCAAATCGACTTACTTAAGGAGATTGAGCAGTCCCCATACTTCACCGTTATTAAGAATGGTAAGAAGTTACAGAGGATCCCAGTATCACCTGCCTATAAATTTGCGATAACCAGGTCACTTACCGTGACCTCACTCAAAGCCCTCTACGCAGCCATGAGCATGAACGCCATGCCGATCTACATGGGCGGTGATGACGTGGCCGCGTTAGCGCCCATCGAGGCGGCGCTTAAGCTCGTTGGGAGTGCCAGGAGGATTTACTGGGGCTTGGATGGGGATGTCGCCTTCTTCCATAGGGCCGGCCAATACGTGGTACCTGCCCTGGCGGCCTACGGGCAGAGTTACTCGATCAGGTTCACGCACATTCTCGATATATTCTCCACGGAATACGTGGAGGCCGGCGAGGTCCTTGAGAAACACGCTAAGGAGACTAAGTGGGCGTCCTTCAATAAGGATTCCATGGTTGTAAGTAGTTCGAGGACTAGTGGGGTCTCGGTACTGCCAATTAGGCCGATTGATGGACGTACGATTAGGGGTATTGAGGACTTGAGGAGGGTCATGAGTTACCTGTACTCAGGCCTACTAAGCACCACAACCCCCAATGACTTTGAAAGGTTTAAGGACGCCTACGATAAGGCTAAGGAGCAGGGTAAGGCTGGTTTAACGGAGGATATCGTTAGGCACGTTATCGGCAATAACACTAGGCTCGACTTAGTGATCGATGACTTAACGTCGCGCATGGTTGATGGTTTAAGGACGTATGGGTATGATTATGCAAGTAATTTAATAAACGTGATTAACATACTGAGGCGATTGCCATGA
- a CDS encoding PaREP1 family protein, whose amino-acid sequence MDTAFNETRAREHAGLAIAMFSEGLNLISKGDIIQSSEKLYKAVEEAIKALAIAKNLDEAREALEKGRWTVSLLDRAAIKLGDGVRQAWAEAYFLHVNGFHEVRIGIDEVRARIPIIQELINEVKREFAI is encoded by the coding sequence ATGGATACGGCATTTAATGAGACCAGGGCAAGGGAGCATGCTGGGTTGGCAATAGCCATGTTTAGTGAGGGTCTCAATCTTATTAGTAAGGGTGATATTATTCAATCGAGTGAGAAGCTTTACAAGGCTGTGGAGGAGGCTATCAAGGCATTAGCCATCGCCAAAAACCTCGATGAGGCCAGGGAAGCCCTAGAGAAGGGCAGATGGACCGTGAGCCTATTGGATAGGGCAGCCATTAAGTTGGGCGACGGTGTTAGGCAAGCATGGGCTGAGGCCTACTTCCTACATGTGAATGGCTTTCATGAGGTAAGAATTGGAATTGACGAGGTTAGGGCTAGGATACCAATTATTCAAGAACTGATTAATGAGGTTAAGAGGGAATTTGCTATTTAG